One region of Cinclus cinclus chromosome 1, bCinCin1.1, whole genome shotgun sequence genomic DNA includes:
- the ABCB8 gene encoding mitochondrial potassium channel ATP-binding subunit, translating into MPLPVLLLRAAGAWARLRPPCVPGRSFRYGGRLGLAGPPRLPPALPAPRCLLLAGSATGCVVLGLLRTAAHCQEATVPVVPSGVPEPPESPPEPPFDWPLFWTFLRSQLLALSAAVVLALGAALLNVRIPVLLGQLVNVVARCARGHVPTYLREVRRPALRLLAIYCLQGLLTFGYIALLARVGERVAGNMRKALFSALLRQEVAFFDATRTGQLVTRLTADIQEFKSSFKLAISQVSPALFWGLRSGTQTVGCFVSLYLLSPKLTGLLLVALPVLVGAGAFIGAFLRSLSRQAQEQVAKATVVADEALGNVRTVRAFAMEEQQARLFCAEVDHAEHLSEQLGLGIAAFQGLSNLALNGIVLGTIFVGGSLMAGDQLSPGDLMSFLVASQTVQRSLANISILMGQVVRGLSAGARVFELLRLEPLVPLQGGASIPAHSLRGRICFNHISFSYPTRPGYPVLQDFSLTLPPCQTVAVVGPSGGGKSTVAALLERFYEPTEGTITLDGHDIAGLDPSWLRGQVIGFISQEPVLFGTTIMENIRFGKPGASDAEVYEAARLANADGFIRSFPEGYNTVVGERGTALSGGQKQRIAIARALLKDPAVLILDEATSALDAQAERAVQEALDRAATGRTVLLIAHRLSTIRGAHRIAVLAQGRVLEAGTHEELVRRGGLYAELIRQQTKEGS; encoded by the exons ATGCCGCTGCCGGTGCTCTTGCTGCGGGCGGCGGGCGCTTGGGCCCGGCTCCGGCCGCCCTGCGTCCCGGGGCGCAG TTTCAGGTATGGGGGGCGCCTGGGGCTGGCCGGGCCCCCCCGGCTGCCCCCCGCACTCCCAGCCCCCCGCTGCCTGCTCCTGGCCGGCTCGGCCACGGGCTGtgtggtgctggggctgctgcgcACGGCTGCACACTGCCAGGAGGCCACTGTCCCCGTGGTCCCCTCTGGTGTTCCCGAGCCTCCAGAGTCCCCCCCGGAGCCTCCCTTTGACTGGCCGCTGTTCTGGACCTTCCTGCGCTCGCAGCTCCTGGCACTCTCAGCTGCTGTTGTG CTGGCGCTGGGCGCAGCACTGCTCAACGTGCGCATCCCGGTGCTGCTGGGCCAGCTGGTGAATGTGGTGGCCCGATGTGCCCGCGGCCACGTTCCCACCTACCTGCGGGAGGTGCGGCGCCCAGCCCTGCGCCTCCTGGCCATCTACTGCCTGCAG GGCCTGCTGACCTTCGGGTACATCGCACTGCTGGCCCGCGTCGGCGAGCGGGTGGCCGGGAACATGCGCAAGGCGCTCTTCAGTGCCCTGCTCAG GCAGGAGGTGGCCTTCTTTGATGCCACGCGCACGGGCCAGCTGGTGACACGGCTGACGGCTGACATCCAGGAGTTCAAGTCTTCCTTCAAGCTGGCCATCTCCCAGGTGAGCCCAGCTCTCTTCTGG GGCCTGCGCAGTGGCACCCAGACCGTGGGCTGCTTCGTGTCGCTGTACCTGCTCTCACCCAAGCTCACCGGGCTCCTGCTCGTGGCACTGCCGGTGCTGGTGGGCGCCGGCGCCTTCATCGGCGCCTTCCTCCGCAGCCTCTCCcgccaggcacaggagcag gtggCCAAGGCCACTGTGGTTGCCGACGAGGCGCTGGGCAACGTGCGGACTGTGCGTGCCTTTGccatggaggagcagcaggcacg GCTGTTCTGTGCCGAGGTGGACCATGCCGAACATCTGAGCGAACAGCTGGGACTGGGCATCGCTGCCTTCCAGGGGCTCTCCAACCTGGCGCTCAATG GTATTGTCCTGGGAACCATCTTCGTCGGTGGCTCCCTGATGGCTGGAGACCAGCTCTCACCTGGTGACCTCATGTCCTTCCTGGTGGCCTCGCAGACAGTGCAAAG GTCCTTGGCCAACATCTCCATCCTGATGGGCCAA GTGGTGCGGGGTCTGAGTGCTGGTGCCCGTGTCTTTGAGCTGCTGAGACTGGAGCCCCTCGTGCCACTGCAGGGGGgagcctccatccctgcccactCCCTGCGTGGACGCATCTGCTTCAACCACATTTCCTTCAG TTATCCCACCCGGCCTGGCTACCCTGTCCTGCAGGACTTCAGCCTCACCCTGCCTCCCTGCCAGACCGTGGCCGTCGTGGGCCCCTCTGGAGGAG GGAAATCAACGGTGGCAGCGCTGCTGGAGCGGTTCTACGAGCCTACGGAGGGAACCATCACACTGGACGGCCATGACATCGCCGGGCTGGACCCCTCCTGGCTGCGGGGGCAGGTCATTGGCTTCATCAGCCAG GAGCCGGTGTTGTTCGGCACAACCATCATGGAGAACATCCGCTTTGGGAAGCCCGGAGCCTCTGATGCCGAGGTGTACGAGGCCGCCCGGCTCGCCAACGCTGACGGCTTCATCCGCAGCTTCCCTGAGGGCTACAACACCGTCGTGG GCGAGCGTGGCACGGCGCTGTCCGGGGGGCAGAAGCAGCGCATCGCCATCGCCCGAGCCCTGCTCAAGGACCCGGCCGTGCTCATCCTGGACGAGGCCACGAGCGCGCTGGACGCGCAGGCGGAGCGGGCGGTGCAGGAGGCGCTGGACCGCGCGGCCACCGGCCGCACCGTGCTGCTCATCGCCCACCGCCTCAGCACCATCCGCGGCGCGCACCGCATCGCCGTGCTGGCCCAAGGCCGCGTGCTCGAG GCAGGGACTCACGAGGAGCTGGTGCGACGCGGGGGGCTCTACGCCGAGCTCATCCGACAGCAGACCAAGGAGGGGTCCTGA